A single window of Streptomyces sp. NBC_00464 DNA harbors:
- a CDS encoding Cmx/CmrA family chloramphenicol efflux MFS transporter, with product MPFSVYALGLAVFAQGTSEFMLSGLLSGISHDLHVSIPAAGLLTSAFAVGMVLGAPAMALLGRNWPRRRALLSFLCVFAAVHVIGAVTSSYGVLLATRVVAAVANAGFWAVALVTAVALAGPAARARATSVVVGGVTVACVAGVPAGAWLGGQWGWRAAFWAVALVALPALAVIAATIPAGRPAATLPSAYTELRTLAGSRLLLTLLTSALVQGATFCAFSYLEPAARHITGLGAAWVPVLLALFGVGSFIGVAVCGRIIDSRPVALTAAGLAALTVGWALFAAGAGSPVAVVALVLVQGMLAFGTGTAMISHVFRLAGGAPTLAGSFATAAFNVGAALGPWLGGLAIGAGLGFRSPLWVSALLMVLALGTAAAASLTAVRAQAPGVDA from the coding sequence ATGCCGTTTTCCGTCTACGCTCTCGGGCTCGCCGTCTTCGCCCAGGGCACTTCCGAGTTCATGCTGTCCGGTCTGCTTTCGGGCATCTCCCATGACCTGCACGTCTCCATTCCCGCCGCGGGCCTGCTGACCTCGGCGTTCGCCGTGGGCATGGTCCTCGGGGCGCCCGCGATGGCGCTCCTGGGCCGCAACTGGCCGCGCCGACGCGCCCTGTTGTCCTTCCTCTGCGTCTTCGCCGCCGTGCACGTCATCGGTGCGGTCACCTCCAGTTACGGGGTGCTGCTGGCCACCCGGGTCGTCGCGGCGGTGGCCAATGCCGGGTTCTGGGCCGTCGCCCTGGTCACCGCGGTCGCCCTCGCCGGACCCGCGGCAAGGGCGCGGGCCACGTCCGTGGTGGTCGGCGGTGTCACCGTCGCCTGTGTGGCGGGGGTGCCCGCGGGCGCTTGGCTGGGCGGGCAGTGGGGGTGGCGTGCGGCGTTCTGGGCCGTGGCCCTCGTCGCGCTGCCGGCCCTCGCCGTGATCGCGGCGACGATTCCGGCGGGACGCCCCGCGGCCACCCTGCCGAGCGCGTACACCGAGCTGCGGACGCTGGCCGGGTCCCGGCTGCTGCTGACCCTGCTGACGAGCGCACTCGTCCAGGGAGCGACCTTCTGCGCGTTCTCCTACCTCGAACCGGCCGCCCGGCACATCACCGGACTCGGCGCCGCGTGGGTGCCGGTGCTGCTCGCTCTGTTCGGCGTGGGCTCGTTCATCGGGGTCGCCGTCTGCGGCCGGATCATCGACTCCCGTCCGGTCGCGCTGACTGCGGCCGGTCTGGCCGCTCTGACCGTCGGCTGGGCCCTGTTCGCGGCCGGCGCCGGCAGCCCGGTTGCGGTGGTCGCGCTCGTCCTCGTCCAGGGCATGCTCGCGTTCGGCACCGGAACGGCGATGATCTCGCACGTGTTCCGGCTGGCGGGCGGGGCGCCTACCCTGGCCGGTTCGTTCGCCACCGCGGCGTTCAACGTGGGCGCCGCGCTCGGGCCCTGGCTCGGCGGACTGGCGATCGGCGCGGGGCTCGGCTTTCGCTCGCCGCTGTGGGTGAGCGCACTGCTCATGGTCCTGGCGCTCGGCACCGCGGCGGCCGCCTCCCTGACGGCCGTACGTGCTCAGGCACCAGGGGTGGACGCCTGA
- a CDS encoding exodeoxyribonuclease III — MRIATWNVNSITARLPRLLAWLESTGTDVLCIQETKCAAEQFPAEALRELGYESAVNATGRWNGVALVSRVGLADVVSGLPGGPDYDGVQEPRAISATCGPVRLWSVYVPNGREVEHEHYAYKLRWFEALQKAVAADAAGAQPFAVLGDFNVAPTDEDVWDPALFEGATHVTPAERAALATLREEGLADVMPRPLKYDRPYTFWDYRELRFPKNKGMRIDLVYGNTPFTAAVKDSYVDREERKGKGASDHAPVVVDLDL; from the coding sequence ATGCGCATCGCCACCTGGAACGTCAATTCGATCACCGCCCGCCTGCCGAGGCTGCTGGCCTGGCTGGAGAGCACCGGCACGGACGTGCTGTGCATCCAGGAGACCAAGTGCGCGGCCGAGCAGTTCCCGGCCGAGGCGCTCCGCGAGCTCGGCTACGAGTCCGCGGTCAACGCCACAGGGCGGTGGAACGGGGTCGCGCTGGTCTCCCGTGTCGGCCTGGCCGACGTCGTGTCGGGACTGCCCGGCGGCCCCGACTACGACGGCGTGCAGGAGCCCCGGGCGATCAGCGCGACCTGTGGCCCGGTCCGCCTCTGGTCGGTCTACGTGCCCAACGGCCGCGAGGTCGAGCACGAGCACTACGCCTACAAGCTGCGCTGGTTCGAGGCGCTGCAGAAGGCGGTGGCGGCGGATGCCGCGGGGGCGCAGCCGTTTGCCGTCCTCGGAGACTTCAACGTGGCTCCGACCGACGAGGACGTCTGGGACCCGGCCCTCTTCGAGGGCGCCACCCATGTCACCCCCGCCGAGCGGGCCGCCCTCGCCACCCTGCGCGAGGAGGGCCTCGCCGACGTGATGCCCCGCCCGCTGAAGTACGACCGCCCGTACACCTTCTGGGACTACCGCGAGCTGCGCTTCCCGAAGAACAAGGGCATGCGGATCGACCTCGTCTACGGCAACACCCCCTTCACCGCCGCCGTCAAGGACAGCTACGTGGACCGCGAGGAGCGCAAGGGCAAGGGCGCCTCCGACCACGCCCCGGTGGTCGTCGACCTCGACCTCTGA
- a CDS encoding glutamate ABC transporter substrate-binding protein: MRTRRVLAACAGLLLAVLAAGCGKDGSPPVKGPQREALPVYKVDKSFQLPDSKTWTSAKKRGYLRVGAKEDQPYLGEKDPATGIYSGFDIEIARMMAASLGFDPKTIRFKTIASANRETALQNGQIDYYVGTYTINDMRKKLVGFAGPYYMAGQGLLVRTDENDIHGPQDLAGKTVCSAAGSTPYQRIAADYPKAKLVAYDTYSICVDNLLTYQVDVVTTDDAILLGFAAKAPDEMKVVGKPFSEEPYGIGVPRSDNALRFALDDALEANEKNGNWKKAFEATLGLSGAPAPKPPPIDRYPAN, encoded by the coding sequence TTGCGTACGAGAAGAGTACTGGCCGCCTGTGCCGGCCTGCTGCTGGCCGTCCTCGCGGCGGGCTGCGGCAAGGACGGCAGCCCGCCGGTGAAGGGGCCGCAGCGCGAGGCGCTGCCGGTCTACAAGGTGGACAAGTCCTTCCAGCTGCCGGACTCCAAGACCTGGACCAGCGCGAAGAAGCGCGGATACCTGCGGGTGGGGGCCAAGGAGGACCAGCCCTACCTCGGCGAGAAGGACCCGGCCACCGGGATCTACTCCGGTTTCGACATCGAGATCGCCCGCATGATGGCCGCCTCGCTGGGCTTCGACCCGAAGACCATCAGGTTCAAGACCATCGCCTCGGCCAACCGCGAGACCGCCCTGCAGAACGGGCAGATCGACTACTACGTCGGCACCTACACCATCAACGACATGCGCAAGAAGCTCGTCGGGTTCGCCGGCCCCTACTACATGGCCGGTCAGGGGCTGTTGGTCCGCACGGACGAGAACGACATCCACGGACCGCAGGACCTGGCCGGCAAGACGGTCTGTTCGGCGGCAGGTTCGACCCCGTACCAGCGGATCGCCGCCGACTACCCGAAGGCGAAGCTGGTCGCCTACGACACGTACTCGATCTGCGTCGACAACCTGCTGACGTACCAGGTCGACGTCGTCACCACCGATGACGCGATCCTGCTGGGCTTCGCCGCGAAGGCGCCCGACGAGATGAAGGTCGTCGGCAAGCCCTTCTCCGAGGAGCCGTACGGCATCGGGGTCCCGCGCAGCGACAACGCGCTGCGGTTCGCGCTCGACGACGCACTGGAGGCCAACGAGAAGAACGGCAACTGGAAGAAGGCGTTCGAGGCGACACTCGGCCTCTCCGGGGCTCCAGCGCCGAAGCCGCCGCCCATCGACCGCTACCCGGCGAACTGA
- a CDS encoding MBL fold metallo-hydrolase has product MNAQNPEPLALTLTKQSHSCIRLEKGGRTLVIDPGGFSEQEAAIGAEAILVTHEHPDHFNEERLRAGLEADPAAEIWTLGSVAGQLAAAFPGRVHTVGHGDTFSAAGFDIQVHGELHAVIHPDLPRVTNVGFLVDGSVFHPGDALTVPEHPVDTLLVPVMAPWNKISEVIDYVREVKPRRAIDIHDALLTDLARPIYDTHIGNLGGADHARLTPGESTGV; this is encoded by the coding sequence ATGAACGCCCAGAATCCCGAGCCGCTCGCGCTCACGCTGACCAAGCAGTCCCACTCCTGCATCCGACTGGAGAAGGGCGGGCGCACGCTCGTCATCGACCCGGGCGGGTTCTCCGAGCAGGAAGCCGCGATCGGCGCCGAGGCGATCCTGGTGACGCACGAGCACCCCGACCACTTCAACGAGGAGCGGCTGCGCGCCGGCCTGGAGGCCGACCCGGCCGCCGAGATCTGGACGCTCGGCAGCGTGGCGGGGCAGCTCGCCGCGGCGTTCCCGGGGCGCGTCCACACCGTCGGCCACGGCGACACCTTCTCGGCCGCCGGGTTCGACATCCAGGTGCACGGCGAGCTCCATGCCGTGATCCATCCGGATCTCCCGAGGGTCACGAACGTCGGCTTCCTCGTGGACGGCTCCGTCTTCCACCCGGGCGACGCCCTCACCGTGCCCGAACATCCGGTCGACACGCTGCTGGTACCGGTGATGGCCCCCTGGAACAAGATCTCCGAGGTCATCGACTACGTCCGCGAGGTCAAGCCGCGCCGCGCCATCGACATCCACGACGCGCTGCTCACCGACCTGGCCCGCCCGATCTACGACACCCACATCGGCAACCTGGGCGGCGCCGACCACGCCCGGCTGACTCCGGGGGAGTCGACCGGCGTGTGA
- a CDS encoding amino acid ABC transporter permease, whose translation MTAHSAPSATVLYDIPGPQTRKRHLVYGIVSTILILALVGWVIYLLFDTDQFTSAKWTPFEYKGIQELLLRGLGNTLKAFAYAAVLSLALGAVLAVGRLSDHRPVRWVATILVEFFRAMPVLVMIFFIFVALKVQPLPALVAGLTLYNGSVLAEVFRTGVNSVERGQGEAAFALGLRKTQVTTFVLAPQAVRAMLPTIISQLVVALKDTSLGYLITYEEFLHAGKLIASNLDYDLPFIPVVMVISPIYIGMCMLLSWFATWVAKRQRRNPKTEAAGVAPAEPGKLMPGAQ comes from the coding sequence ATGACCGCCCACTCCGCACCCAGCGCGACCGTGCTGTACGACATTCCCGGTCCGCAGACCCGCAAGCGGCATCTCGTGTACGGGATCGTCTCGACGATCCTCATCCTCGCCCTGGTCGGCTGGGTCATCTATCTGCTCTTCGACACCGACCAGTTCACCAGCGCCAAGTGGACGCCCTTCGAGTACAAGGGCATTCAGGAACTGCTGCTGCGCGGGCTCGGCAACACCCTCAAGGCGTTCGCGTACGCCGCGGTGCTCTCGCTGGCACTCGGGGCCGTCCTCGCGGTGGGGAGACTCTCCGACCACCGGCCGGTGCGCTGGGTGGCGACGATCCTCGTCGAGTTCTTCCGGGCCATGCCCGTCCTGGTGATGATCTTCTTCATCTTCGTCGCGCTGAAGGTGCAGCCGCTGCCGGCCCTGGTCGCCGGGCTGACGCTGTACAACGGCTCGGTGCTCGCCGAGGTGTTCCGTACCGGTGTCAATTCGGTGGAGCGCGGCCAGGGCGAGGCGGCGTTCGCCCTGGGCCTGCGCAAGACACAGGTCACGACCTTCGTCCTGGCTCCGCAGGCGGTGCGCGCGATGTTGCCCACCATCATCAGTCAGCTGGTGGTGGCACTGAAGGACACCTCGCTGGGATACCTGATCACCTACGAGGAATTCCTTCACGCGGGGAAGCTCATCGCGTCCAACCTCGACTACGATCTCCCCTTCATCCCCGTGGTGATGGTGATCTCGCCGATCTACATCGGGATGTGCATGCTGCTCTCCTGGTTCGCCACCTGGGTGGCGAAGCGGCAGCGGCGCAACCCGAAGACCGAGGCGGCGGGCGTCGCCCCGGCCGAACCGGGGAAGTTGATGCCGGGAGCGCAGTAG
- a CDS encoding amino acid ABC transporter permease: MDVLTDNFSLYAKGFLGTVELTFYASILALVVGFVMASCRVAPVGSLRVLGTVWVTVLRNTPLTLLFFAVLLGLPRFGLVLPFNVFAILALGCYTSAFICEVLRSGINTVPTGQGEAARSLGMTFAQTLGNVVLPQAFRSVIPPIGSTLIALAKNSAIAGAFSVTELLGTYKTLNELGYSIIWTFVWIAVGYLIITLTISAIFNVLEKRWGVAR, encoded by the coding sequence ATGGACGTACTCACCGACAACTTCTCGCTCTACGCCAAGGGCTTCCTCGGAACCGTCGAACTGACCTTCTACGCCTCGATCCTGGCGTTGGTCGTCGGCTTCGTCATGGCCTCCTGCCGGGTGGCGCCCGTCGGCTCGCTCCGGGTACTCGGCACGGTCTGGGTGACCGTGCTGCGCAACACGCCGTTGACGCTGCTCTTCTTCGCCGTACTGCTCGGCCTGCCACGCTTCGGCCTGGTGCTGCCGTTCAACGTCTTCGCGATCCTCGCCCTCGGCTGCTACACCTCCGCCTTCATCTGCGAGGTGCTGCGCTCCGGCATCAACACGGTGCCCACCGGCCAGGGTGAGGCTGCGCGCAGTCTCGGTATGACGTTCGCTCAGACGCTGGGCAACGTGGTGCTCCCGCAGGCGTTCCGGTCGGTGATTCCGCCGATCGGATCGACGCTCATCGCGCTCGCCAAGAACTCGGCGATCGCGGGGGCGTTCAGCGTCACCGAACTGCTCGGCACCTACAAGACCCTGAACGAGCTGGGCTACAGCATCATCTGGACCTTCGTCTGGATCGCCGTCGGGTACCTGATCATCACTCTGACCATCAGCGCGATCTTCAACGTGCTGGAAAAGCGCTGGGGAGTCGCCCGATGA
- a CDS encoding DUF6278 family protein — translation MNIPFLDNWLKRHDGTRSTGLAAAVEADPEGVAELLAECELLRVRVGERGLELDDSPASLAALDQLPPRWRDDPEELPWLGNDAGLYLGTVLVRNVAGALWHIWPSGQPVVRLASGREIDVVEAGLEWAMTGSPELSQVYSESAEG, via the coding sequence ATGAACATCCCTTTCTTGGACAACTGGCTTAAGCGTCACGACGGAACGCGGTCGACGGGGCTCGCGGCCGCCGTCGAGGCAGACCCGGAAGGCGTGGCCGAACTGCTCGCCGAATGTGAGCTTCTGCGCGTCCGGGTCGGGGAACGGGGGCTCGAACTCGACGACAGTCCGGCCTCGTTGGCGGCGCTCGACCAGTTGCCGCCGCGCTGGCGCGACGATCCGGAGGAGTTGCCCTGGCTGGGCAATGACGCGGGCCTCTATCTGGGCACGGTCCTGGTGCGCAACGTCGCCGGTGCGCTCTGGCACATCTGGCCGAGCGGTCAGCCCGTGGTGCGGCTCGCCTCGGGGCGCGAGATCGATGTGGTCGAGGCCGGTCTGGAATGGGCGATGACGGGCAGTCCCGAGCTGTCGCAGGTGTATTCGGAGTCGGCCGAGGGGTGA
- a CDS encoding amino acid ABC transporter ATP-binding protein: MAVDPLIELRDVNKFYGKLHVLQDINLTVGRGEVVVVIGPSGSGKSTLCRTINRLETIESGHISIDGRPLPEEGKGLAQLRAEVGMVFQSFNLFAHKTVLANVSLAQLKVRKRKKDEADRRSRELLERVGLVGQADKFPAQLSGGQQQRVAIARALAMDPKALLFDEPTSALDPEMINEVLEVMQQLAREGMTMVVVTHEMGFARSAANRVVFMADGRIVEDRTPEDFFTAPESDRAKDFLSKILKH, encoded by the coding sequence ATGGCCGTCGATCCGTTGATCGAGCTGCGTGACGTCAATAAGTTCTACGGAAAGTTGCACGTACTGCAGGACATCAATCTCACCGTCGGCCGCGGGGAGGTGGTGGTGGTCATCGGCCCCTCCGGCTCCGGGAAATCAACGCTCTGCCGGACCATCAACCGGCTTGAGACGATCGAGTCGGGCCACATCTCCATCGACGGCAGACCCCTCCCCGAGGAGGGCAAGGGCCTGGCGCAGCTGAGGGCCGAAGTCGGCATGGTCTTCCAGTCGTTCAATCTGTTCGCGCACAAGACCGTGCTGGCCAACGTCTCGCTGGCGCAGCTCAAGGTCCGCAAGCGGAAGAAGGACGAGGCCGACCGGCGGTCCCGGGAACTCCTGGAGCGCGTGGGGCTGGTCGGCCAGGCCGACAAGTTCCCCGCCCAGCTCTCCGGCGGCCAGCAGCAGCGCGTGGCCATCGCCCGCGCCCTCGCCATGGACCCCAAGGCACTCCTCTTCGACGAGCCGACCTCGGCCCTCGACCCGGAGATGATCAACGAGGTGCTGGAGGTGATGCAGCAGCTCGCCCGTGAGGGCATGACCATGGTCGTCGTCACCCATGAGATGGGCTTCGCCCGCTCCGCGGCCAACCGTGTCGTCTTCATGGCCGACGGCCGCATCGTCGAGGACCGCACCCCGGAGGACTTCTTCACCGCTCCGGAGAGCGACCGCGCCAAGGACTTCCTGTCCAAGATCCTCAAGCACTGA
- a CDS encoding L,D-transpeptidase encodes MIPAPFISPPRRAARSAPSARPARLALIAGTAVLGAALTACSGGAAASGHDAGRAQDAGPSKAAKTRISVNLHGTAAAAGKPVKVTLAAGKLHTVTVSADAGDALTGRLSPDGRTWTSDRVAAPGTTYRVEAKDTGGGSDTAGFTTAAADRVNKLTLAPGKNTTVGIAQPLSIVFDHPVKNKAAVEKALKVSTSNNTEGSWGWLQDYSGRDRVDWRPREYWKSGTRITLDADLNGVDSGPSGGWFVRDYATTFTIGSSQVVEVDLDRHRLALKRDGRTVMDVPMSAGTPGGDRASWRGTAVLMAKEGTINMRSETVGLGDLYDKMVDYSMRLTWSGMYAHAAPWNAAYFGVANHSSGCVGMSDADAASLYRRARVGDPFEITGADAKGTVAEGNGYGAWNVSWADWRTRSALS; translated from the coding sequence TTGATCCCCGCCCCTTTCATATCCCCCCCTCGGCGCGCTGCCCGTTCCGCTCCGTCCGCCCGTCCTGCCCGGCTCGCCCTGATCGCCGGCACGGCGGTGCTCGGCGCCGCCCTCACTGCCTGCTCCGGCGGTGCCGCGGCCTCGGGCCATGACGCGGGGCGGGCGCAGGACGCCGGCCCTTCGAAGGCTGCGAAGACCCGGATCTCGGTGAACCTCCACGGCACCGCGGCCGCCGCGGGCAAGCCGGTGAAGGTGACGCTGGCCGCCGGGAAGCTGCACACCGTCACGGTCTCGGCGGACGCGGGCGACGCCCTCACCGGCCGGCTGTCCCCCGACGGCCGGACCTGGACCTCGGACCGGGTGGCCGCGCCCGGCACCACGTACCGCGTCGAGGCGAAGGACACCGGGGGTGGCAGTGACACGGCCGGGTTCACGACCGCGGCAGCGGACAGGGTGAACAAGCTGACGCTCGCCCCCGGAAAGAACACCACGGTCGGCATCGCCCAGCCGCTGTCCATCGTGTTCGACCACCCGGTGAAGAACAAGGCGGCGGTGGAGAAGGCGCTCAAGGTCTCCACCTCGAACAACACCGAGGGCTCCTGGGGGTGGCTGCAGGACTACTCGGGCCGGGACCGTGTGGACTGGCGGCCCCGGGAGTACTGGAAGTCCGGCACCCGGATCACGCTCGACGCCGATCTCAACGGCGTCGACTCGGGTCCCTCGGGCGGCTGGTTCGTACGCGACTACGCGACGACGTTCACCATCGGCAGCAGTCAGGTGGTCGAGGTGGACCTGGACCGTCACCGGCTGGCCCTGAAGCGGGACGGCAGGACCGTCATGGACGTGCCCATGTCCGCGGGCACACCGGGCGGCGACAGGGCGTCCTGGCGGGGCACTGCGGTGCTGATGGCGAAGGAGGGCACGATCAACATGCGCTCCGAGACGGTGGGCCTCGGTGACCTCTACGACAAGATGGTCGACTACTCGATGCGGCTGACCTGGTCGGGCATGTACGCCCATGCGGCGCCGTGGAACGCCGCGTACTTCGGGGTGGCCAACCACAGTTCCGGCTGTGTCGGGATGAGCGACGCCGACGCCGCTTCCCTCTACCGCCGGGCCCGCGTCGGCGACCCCTTCGAGATCACCGGCGCCGACGCCAAGGGCACGGTCGCGGAGGGCAACGGCTACGGGGCGTGGAACGTCTCCTGGGCCGACTGGCGAACCAGGAGCGCACTGAGCTGA